The following coding sequences are from one Panicum hallii strain FIL2 chromosome 5, PHallii_v3.1, whole genome shotgun sequence window:
- the LOC112894876 gene encoding uncharacterized protein LOC112894876 isoform X2, giving the protein MARSIDSDYIDFSHMSGFDMGIDFDGFEENVRKFMEVLPAKYLDSAHDKAVEFIEDVQAIIFAPFTDDEVPNEEDQSSSSVITESSPTSVETALVGPNTEASTPASLITVENRSTGCVDTDAHGTESFSRKSTDSSEEVILWNPETSVKPRPLGLTAIPQDDHAPHALETDQVAEQAGHCSGHSDSSVCDREIPLENFRADYEEEAVLHSANDPVEVTIHDSTTITQDDYVPHILHKDQQAGLDCSVHSDTLVDSAAFFQALLLEDSSANYEDERVSYSANGPVEATQDNYVPQALNKEEKAGLHCSGYSDILVDSAVFFQALLQEDYSANCEDERVSYSANGSVEATQDNYVPQALNKEEQAGLHCSGHSDILVDSAVFFEALLLEDSSANSEEQMVSHGANGPVEATTHGTSISHESSSDVPSCADVPNMPTDTMVKSVDIEDLRDGQEHMENDEIVPPVPQRNNASFQKMFMRSLSSKLRWSKKQVSTRQAMPAGSQDSENIGYQLVSSSADLEHDWEVL; this is encoded by the exons ATGGCGAGAAGCATTGATTCGGATTATATTGACTTCTCACATATGAGTGGATTCGACATGGGCATCGATTTTGATGGATTTGAGGAAAATGTGAGAAAGTTCATGGAGGTA CTCCCGGCCAAGTATCTGGATTCAGCTCATGATAAGGCTGTTGAGTTCATTGAAGATGTCCAGGCAATAATTTTTGCCCCCTTTACTGACGATGAGGTGCCAAATGAGGAGGATCAATCTAGTAGCAGTGTCATCACTGAATCTTCACCAACATCTGTTGAGACTGCGCTAGTTGGACCAAATACTGAAGCCTCTACTCCTGCATCTCTCATAACAGTGGAAAACAGATCTACTGGCTGTGTAGATACTGATGCTCATGGAACTGAATCATTTTCAAGAAAAAGTACAG ACAGCTCCGAGGAAGTTATTCTATGGAATCCAGAGACTTCTGTAAAACCACGACCACTTG GACTTACCGCCATACCCCAAGATGACCATGCACCTCATGCTCTGGAAACAGATCAAGTGGCAGAGCAAGCCGGACACTGTTCTGGACATTCAG ATTCTTCTGTTTGTGATAGAGAAATTCCGCTAGAAAATTTTAGAGCAGATTATGAAGAGGAAGCGGTATTACACAGTGCAAATGACCCTGTCGAAGTAACAATTCATG ATTCCACTACAATTACCCAAGATGATTATGTACCACACATATTGCACAAGGATCAACAAGCTGGGCTTGACTGTTCTGTACATTCAG ATACTCTGGTAGATTCTGCTGCTTTTTTTCAAGCATTGCTGCTAGAAGATTCTAGTGCAAATTATGAAGATGAAAGGGTATCGTACAGTGCAAACGGCCCTGTGGAAGCAACCCAAGATAATTATGTACCTCAAGCATTGAACAAGGAGGAAAAAGCTGGACTTCACTGTTCGGGATATTCAG ATATTCTGGTAGATTCTGCTGTTTTTTTTCAAGCACTGCTGCAAGAAGATTATAGTGCAAATTGTGAAGATGAAAGGGTATCATACAGTGCAAACGGCTCTGTGGAAGCAACCCAAGATAATTATGTACCTCAGGCATTGAACAAGGAGGAACAAGCTGGACTTCACTGTTCTGGACATTCAG ATATTCTGGTAGATTCTGCTGTTTTTTTTGAAGCACTGCTGCTAGAAGATTCTAGTGCTAATTCTGAAGAGCAAATGGTATCACACGGTGCAAACGGCCCTGTGGAAGCAACTACGCATG GAACTAGCATTTCGCATGAATCAAGCTCAGATGTGCCTAGCTGTGCTGATGTTCCAAATATGCCAACTGACACTATGGTTAAGTCTGTTGATATAGAGGACCTAAGGGATGGCCAGGAGCACATGGAAAACGATGAAATTGTGCCCCCGGTCCCTCAGCGAAACAATGCATCATTTCAG AAAATGTTTATGAGGAGCTTGTCGAGTAAACTCCGGTGGTCAAAGAAGCAGGTGAGTACACGTCAGGCCATGCCTGCTGGATCACAGGACTCAGAAAACATTGGATATCAACTAGTTTCTTCATCAGCCGATCTGGAGCATGACTGGGAGGTCTTGTAA
- the LOC112894617 gene encoding GDSL esterase/lipase At5g45910-like isoform X2 → MKILAVAVLFLLVPYLLPGGAYAGHPHKSFTSIFSFGDSYADTGNLVNLAAPFVPLIPFNNLPYGETFFGHPTGRASDGRIILDFIADAFGLPLVPPFLAQGQDFSNGANFAVVGATALDLAYFQQQNITSVPPFNSSLSVQLGWFEQLRPSLCSTTKGCEHYLGKSLFFMGEFGGNDYVFLLSASKTVDETKAYVPTVVNAITIGVERLILLGARRIVVPGILPTGCTPIMLTLYASPNKADYDRYGCLTKYNGLSRYHNDLLRSQVKALQKEYPYAKIAFADYYTPVLTFLHRPAIFGFDGSSTLVACCGAGGEYNYNPIAACGFPGATACADPSTAVNWDGIHLTEAAYRTVAGTWLHGPFAEPPIRNLAY, encoded by the exons ATGAAgatcctcgccgtcgccgtgctcTTCCTCCTCGTCCCGTACCTTCTCCCTGGCGGCGCATACGCCGGCCACCCACACAAGTCCTTCACCTCCATATTCAGCTTCGGAGATTCTTATGCCGACACCGGCAACTTAGTCAACCTGGCCGCGCCGTTCGTCCCGTTGATCCCGTTCAACAACCTCCCCTACGGCGAGACGTTCTTCGGCCACCCCACCGGCCGGGCGAGCGACGGCCGCATCATCCTAGACTTCATTG CCGATGCTTTCGGTTTGCCCTTGGTGCCGCCGTTCCTGGCGCAAGGGCAAGACTTCAGCAACGGCGCAAACTTCGCCGTCGTGGGGGCGACGGCCCTGGACCTGGCCTACTTCCAGCAGCAGAACATCACCTCGGTGCCTCCGTTCAACAGCTCTCTCAGTGTCCAGCTGGGGTGGTTCGAGCAGCTCAGGCCTTCACTCTGTAGCACCACGAAAG GATGCGAGCATTACTTGGGCAAGTCCCTCTTCTTCATGGGAGAGTTCGGCGGCAACGACTACGTCTTCCTCCTGTCTGCCAGCAAGACCGTGGACGAAACCAAAGCCTACGTTCCAACCGTTGTCAACGCCATCACCATCGGTGTCGAG AGGCTGATCCTGCTCGGCGCCAGGCGCATCGTGGTGCCGGGGATCCTGCCGACGGGCTGCACCCCCATCATGCTGACGCTCTACGCGAGCCCCAACAAGGCAGACTACGACCGCTACGGGTGCCTCACCAAGTACAACGGCTTGTCGCGCTACCACAACGACCTCCTCCGGAGCCAGGTCAAGGCGCTCCAGAAGGAGTACCCGTACGCAAAGATCGCGTTCGCCGACTACTACACCCCCGTCCTCACCTTCCTGCACAGGCCGGCCATTTTCG GGTTTGACGGCAGCTCGACGCTGGTGGCATgctgcggcgcgggcggcgagtaCAACTACAACCCCATCGCGGCCTGCGGCTTCCCCggcgcgacggcgtgcgcggaCCCGTCCACGGCGGTGAACTGGGACGGCATCCACCTCACGGAGGCGGCGTACAGGACCGTCGCCGGGACATGGCTGCACGGCCCGTTCGCGGAGCCACCCATACGGAATCTGGCGTATTGA
- the LOC112895583 gene encoding protein trichome birefringence-like 38: protein MKNQPAPPPDAPGDAAAGGRGAGGAHEPPGAKPTAPLPRAGMMRQRPAALWAGALVAVLALLAACTAAAAVTITRRQHQRGASAASARSSCDAFAAGRWVADASYPLYDSSRCPFIRDEFACARFGRPDTAYLKYRWQPDPPCAQPRFDGLALLRMWGGKTVMFVGDSLALNQYESLLCLLHAAAPGARTTVSPASGKIDPSYTVRFEDYNVTVVYYLTHYLVDLVPEKAGRVLKLDAIDQASNWLGADVLVFDSWHWWPRTGPTQPWDFIQEGSTVVRDMDRTRAFARALRTWATWVDANLLHTDTKVFFQGISPSHYRGQDWGASPKKTCMGETRPLNGTGPYPGGPIPQQAILRSVLAGMAKPVYLLDFTYLSQLRKDAHPTKYDGGIFAGDCTHWCVAGLPDTWNVLFYAALTGQI from the exons ATGAAGAACCAGCCGGCGCCACCGCCAGATGCTCCAggagacgccgccgccggcgggcgCGGGGCAGGAGGAGCGCATGAGCCGCCGGGCGCCAAACCCACCGCGCCTCTGCCAAG GGCGGGGATGATGAGGCAGCGGCCGGCCGCGCTGTGGGCGGGCGCCCTGGTGGCGGTGCTGGCGCTGCTTGCGgcgtgcacggcggcggcggcggtgaccaTCACGCGTCGGCAGCACCAGCGCGGCGCGTCGGCGGCATCGGCGCGGTCGTCGTGCGACGCGTTCGCGGCGGGGCGGTGGGTGGCGGACGCGTCGTACCCGCTGTACGACTCGTCGCGGTGCCCCTTCATCCGCGACGAGTTCGCGTGCGCCCGCTTCGGCCGCCCCGACACCGCGTACCTCAAGTACCGGTGGCAGCCCGACCCGCCGTGCGCGCAGCCCAG GTTCGACGGGTTGGCGCTGCTCCGGATGTGGGGCGGCAAGACGGTGATGTTCGTGGGCGACTCGCTGGCGCTGAACCAGTACGAGTCGCTGCTCTGcctcctccacgccgccgcgccgggcgCCCGGACCACCGTGTCGCCGGCGTCCGGGAAGATCGACCCCTCCTACACCGTCCGCTTCGAG GACTACAACGTGACGGTGGTGTACTACCTGACGCACTACCTGGTGGACCTGGTGCCCGAGAAGGCCGGGCGCGTCCTCAAGCTTGACGCCATCGACCAGGCCAGCAACTGGCTCGGCGCCGACGTCCTCGTCTTCGACTCGTGGCACTGGTGGCCGCGCACCGGCCCCACGCAGCCCTGGGACTTCATCCAGGAGGGGAGCACGGTGGTGAGGGACATGGACCGCACCAGGGCCTTCGCCAGGGCGCTCCGCACCTGGGCCACCTGGGTCGACGCCAACCTCCTCCACACCGACACCAAGGTCTTCTTCCAGGGGATCTCGCCATCGCACTACAG GGGCCAGGACTGGGGCGCGTCGCCGAAGAAGACGTGCATGGGGGAGACGCGGCCGCTCAACGGCACGGGGCCCTACCCCGGCGGGCCGATCCCGCAGCAGGCCATCCTGCGGAGCGTGCTGGCCGGGATGGCCAAGCCCGTCTACCTGCTCGACTTCACCTACCTCTCGCAGCTCCGGAAGGACGCGCACcccaccaagtacgacggcggCATCTTCGCCGGCGACTGCACGCACTGGTGCGTCGCCGGACTGCCCGACACCTGGAACGTCCTCTTCTACGCCGCGCTCACCGGACAGATCTGA
- the LOC112894876 gene encoding uncharacterized protein LOC112894876 isoform X1, protein MARSIDSDYIDFSHMSGFDMGIDFDGFEENVRKFMELPAKYLDSAHDKAVEFIEDVQAIIFAPFTDDEVPNEEDQSSSSVITESSPTSVETALVGPNTEASTPASLITVENRSTGCVDTDAHGTESFSRKSTDSSEEVILWNPETSVKPRPLGLTAIPQDDHAPHALETDQVAEQAGHCSGHSDSSVCDREIPLENFRADYEEEAVLHSANDPVEVTIHDSTTITQDDYVPHILHKDQQAGLDCSVHSGKLLIIITSPYFLHKNDKDSAAFFQALLLEDSSANYEDERVSYSANGPVEATQDNYVPQALNKEEKAGLHCSGYSDILVDSAVFFQALLQEDYSANCEDERVSYSANGSVEATQDNYVPQALNKEEQAGLHCSGHSDILVDSAVFFEALLLEDSSANSEEQMVSHGANGPVEATTHGTSISHESSSDVPSCADVPNMPTDTMVKSVDIEDLRDGQEHMENDEIVPPVPQRNNASFQKMFMRSLSSKLRWSKKQVSTRQAMPAGSQDSENIGYQLVSSSADLEHDWEVL, encoded by the exons ATGGCGAGAAGCATTGATTCGGATTATATTGACTTCTCACATATGAGTGGATTCGACATGGGCATCGATTTTGATGGATTTGAGGAAAATGTGAGAAAGTTCATGGAG CTCCCGGCCAAGTATCTGGATTCAGCTCATGATAAGGCTGTTGAGTTCATTGAAGATGTCCAGGCAATAATTTTTGCCCCCTTTACTGACGATGAGGTGCCAAATGAGGAGGATCAATCTAGTAGCAGTGTCATCACTGAATCTTCACCAACATCTGTTGAGACTGCGCTAGTTGGACCAAATACTGAAGCCTCTACTCCTGCATCTCTCATAACAGTGGAAAACAGATCTACTGGCTGTGTAGATACTGATGCTCATGGAACTGAATCATTTTCAAGAAAAAGTACAG ACAGCTCCGAGGAAGTTATTCTATGGAATCCAGAGACTTCTGTAAAACCACGACCACTTG GACTTACCGCCATACCCCAAGATGACCATGCACCTCATGCTCTGGAAACAGATCAAGTGGCAGAGCAAGCCGGACACTGTTCTGGACATTCAG ATTCTTCTGTTTGTGATAGAGAAATTCCGCTAGAAAATTTTAGAGCAGATTATGAAGAGGAAGCGGTATTACACAGTGCAAATGACCCTGTCGAAGTAACAATTCATG ATTCCACTACAATTACCCAAGATGATTATGTACCACACATATTGCACAAGGATCAACAAGCTGGGCTTGACTGTTCTGTACATTCAGGCAAGCTGCTTATAATTATAACCTCACCTTACTTTCTCCATAAGAATGATAAAG ATTCTGCTGCTTTTTTTCAAGCATTGCTGCTAGAAGATTCTAGTGCAAATTATGAAGATGAAAGGGTATCGTACAGTGCAAACGGCCCTGTGGAAGCAACCCAAGATAATTATGTACCTCAAGCATTGAACAAGGAGGAAAAAGCTGGACTTCACTGTTCGGGATATTCAG ATATTCTGGTAGATTCTGCTGTTTTTTTTCAAGCACTGCTGCAAGAAGATTATAGTGCAAATTGTGAAGATGAAAGGGTATCATACAGTGCAAACGGCTCTGTGGAAGCAACCCAAGATAATTATGTACCTCAGGCATTGAACAAGGAGGAACAAGCTGGACTTCACTGTTCTGGACATTCAG ATATTCTGGTAGATTCTGCTGTTTTTTTTGAAGCACTGCTGCTAGAAGATTCTAGTGCTAATTCTGAAGAGCAAATGGTATCACACGGTGCAAACGGCCCTGTGGAAGCAACTACGCATG GAACTAGCATTTCGCATGAATCAAGCTCAGATGTGCCTAGCTGTGCTGATGTTCCAAATATGCCAACTGACACTATGGTTAAGTCTGTTGATATAGAGGACCTAAGGGATGGCCAGGAGCACATGGAAAACGATGAAATTGTGCCCCCGGTCCCTCAGCGAAACAATGCATCATTTCAG AAAATGTTTATGAGGAGCTTGTCGAGTAAACTCCGGTGGTCAAAGAAGCAGGTGAGTACACGTCAGGCCATGCCTGCTGGATCACAGGACTCAGAAAACATTGGATATCAACTAGTTTCTTCATCAGCCGATCTGGAGCATGACTGGGAGGTCTTGTAA
- the LOC112894617 gene encoding GDSL esterase/lipase At5g45910-like isoform X1: MKILAVAVLFLLVPYLLPGGAYAGHPHKSFTSIFSFGDSYADTGNLVNLAAPFVPLIPFNNLPYGETFFGHPTGRASDGRIILDFIADAFGLPLVPPFLAQGQDFSNGANFAVVGATALDLAYFQQQNITSVPPFNSSLSVQLGWFEQLRPSLCSTTKVSAKCTGCEHYLGKSLFFMGEFGGNDYVFLLSASKTVDETKAYVPTVVNAITIGVERLILLGARRIVVPGILPTGCTPIMLTLYASPNKADYDRYGCLTKYNGLSRYHNDLLRSQVKALQKEYPYAKIAFADYYTPVLTFLHRPAIFGFDGSSTLVACCGAGGEYNYNPIAACGFPGATACADPSTAVNWDGIHLTEAAYRTVAGTWLHGPFAEPPIRNLAY; this comes from the exons ATGAAgatcctcgccgtcgccgtgctcTTCCTCCTCGTCCCGTACCTTCTCCCTGGCGGCGCATACGCCGGCCACCCACACAAGTCCTTCACCTCCATATTCAGCTTCGGAGATTCTTATGCCGACACCGGCAACTTAGTCAACCTGGCCGCGCCGTTCGTCCCGTTGATCCCGTTCAACAACCTCCCCTACGGCGAGACGTTCTTCGGCCACCCCACCGGCCGGGCGAGCGACGGCCGCATCATCCTAGACTTCATTG CCGATGCTTTCGGTTTGCCCTTGGTGCCGCCGTTCCTGGCGCAAGGGCAAGACTTCAGCAACGGCGCAAACTTCGCCGTCGTGGGGGCGACGGCCCTGGACCTGGCCTACTTCCAGCAGCAGAACATCACCTCGGTGCCTCCGTTCAACAGCTCTCTCAGTGTCCAGCTGGGGTGGTTCGAGCAGCTCAGGCCTTCACTCTGTAGCACCACGAAAG TTAGTGCAAAATGTACAGGATGCGAGCATTACTTGGGCAAGTCCCTCTTCTTCATGGGAGAGTTCGGCGGCAACGACTACGTCTTCCTCCTGTCTGCCAGCAAGACCGTGGACGAAACCAAAGCCTACGTTCCAACCGTTGTCAACGCCATCACCATCGGTGTCGAG AGGCTGATCCTGCTCGGCGCCAGGCGCATCGTGGTGCCGGGGATCCTGCCGACGGGCTGCACCCCCATCATGCTGACGCTCTACGCGAGCCCCAACAAGGCAGACTACGACCGCTACGGGTGCCTCACCAAGTACAACGGCTTGTCGCGCTACCACAACGACCTCCTCCGGAGCCAGGTCAAGGCGCTCCAGAAGGAGTACCCGTACGCAAAGATCGCGTTCGCCGACTACTACACCCCCGTCCTCACCTTCCTGCACAGGCCGGCCATTTTCG GGTTTGACGGCAGCTCGACGCTGGTGGCATgctgcggcgcgggcggcgagtaCAACTACAACCCCATCGCGGCCTGCGGCTTCCCCggcgcgacggcgtgcgcggaCCCGTCCACGGCGGTGAACTGGGACGGCATCCACCTCACGGAGGCGGCGTACAGGACCGTCGCCGGGACATGGCTGCACGGCCCGTTCGCGGAGCCACCCATACGGAATCTGGCGTATTGA